In the Penaeus chinensis breed Huanghai No. 1 chromosome 31, ASM1920278v2, whole genome shotgun sequence genome, one interval contains:
- the LOC125042017 gene encoding skin secretory protein xP2-like produces MKVLATAALLLLVPLCFAEYNYDPPPAGLALSLAPAKAPAPAPAPAASPSQGYHYDSPVGGQFALSAGGQISRANPPALPAVQPAPAPFGGQAVLSAPAQASRPAVRGRPVSPAPARSQPSFPAPAQAPRPSFSFVRSQPTFQAPAQGPRFSVAPSPAFPAPQPSPAPARSQPAFPAPARSQPAFPAPARSQPALPAPARSQPAFPAPARSQPAFPAPAPASPLSFGFVRSQPSSQFSPVPNRNPAGLPAQPPQPSPLPARPQPALPAPAPSQPLQLSPVANRGRVFQASLLSLLLRLPLLDSSLLSLLLPLLLSQPAFPAPAPSLPLQLSPVANRGRVFRFQLSPAPAPFPAPARLQPAFPAPARLQPAFPAPAPAPARLQPAFPAPAPARSQPTFSAPARIQPAFPAPARSQPTFSAPAPVPAPAPATIQPAFPAPARSQPTFSAPAPAAAPARSQPAFPLLATSQPTLGQRPQPPAFTSNRGQAAFFIPSSSQSSLGQFDDSREDDDDDDSQESDENDK; encoded by the exons GTCCTCGCCACCGCCGCCTTGCTCCTGCTCGTCCCCCTCTGCTTCGCCGAGTACAACTATGATCCTCCGCCTGCTGGCCTGGCTCTCTCCTTAGCCCCCGCTAaagctcctgctcctgctcctgctcctgctgcaTCTCCATCACAAGGCTACCACTATGACTCTCCAGTAGGCGGTCAGTTCGCTCTTTCGGCCGGCGGGCAGATCTCGCGCGCCAACCCACCTGCACTGCCTGCTGTCCAGCCTGCCCCCGCGCCCTTCGGAGGCCAGGCTGTGCTCTCTGCTCCTGCACAGGCCTCGCGACCTGCCGTTAGAGGCCGGCCAGTTTCCCCTGCTCCTGCTAGAAGCCAGCCTTCGTTCCCTGCTCCTGCACAGGCTCCTcgaccttccttttcttttgtcagAAGCCAGCCTACTTTCCAAGCTCCAGCTCAGGGTCCCCGATTTTCCGTGGCCCCTTCGCCTGCTTTCCCTGCTCCTCAACCTTCCCCTGCTCCTGCTAGAAGCCAGCCTGCTTTCCCTGCTCCTGCTAGAAGCCAGCCTGCTTTCCCTGCTCCTGCTAGAAGCCAGCCTGCTTTGCCTGCTCCTGCTAGAAGCCAGCCTGCTTTCCCTGCTCCTGCTAGAAGCCAGCCTGCTTTCCCTGCTCCCGCTCCAGCTTCTCCGCTCTCCTTCGGTTTCGTCAGGAGCCAGCCCAGTTCCCAGTTCTCCCCGGTTCCCAACAGAAACCCAGCTGGCCTTCCTGCTCAGCCCCCCCAGCCCTCTCCTCTGCCTGCCAGACCCCAGCCTGCTCTCCCTGCTCCAGCTCCTTCTCAGCCGCTCCAGCTCTCCCCCGTGGCGAACAGGGGCCGCGTCTTCC aaGCCAGCCTGCTTTCCCTGCTCCTGCGCCTGCCCCTGCTAGACTCCAGCCTGCtttccctgctcctgcccctgctcct aaGCCAGCCTGCTTTCCCTGCCCCTGCTCCTTCTCTGCCGCTCCAGCTCTCCCCCGTGGCGAACAGGGGCCGCGTCTTCCGTTTCCAGCTttcccctgctcctgctcct ttccctgctcctgctagactccagcctgctttccctgctcctgctagactccagcctgctttccctgctcctgcccctgctcctgctagactccagcctgctttccctgcccctgctcctgctagaaGCCAGCCTACCTTCTCTGCTCCTGCTAGAATTCAGCCTGCTTTCCCTGCTCCTGCTAGAAGCCAGCCTACCttctctgctcctgctcctgtccctgcccctgctcctgctacaATCCAGCCTGCTTTCCCTGCTCCTGCTAGAAGCCAGCCTACCTTctctgcccctgctcctgccGCTGCTCCTGCTAGAAGCCAGCCTGCTTTCCCTTTGCTCGCCACAAGCCAGCCTACCCTCGGCCAGCGCCCCCAGCCGCCGGCCTTCACCTCCAACCGGGGGCAGGCCGCCTTCTTCATCCCCTCATCTTCCCAGTCTTCTTTGGGACAGTTTGACGACTCGAGggaagatgacgacgacgatgacagccAGGAGAGCGACGAGAATGACAAATAG